Sequence from the Leptospira montravelensis genome:
TTCTAACGGAGTGATTTTGTTAGTTTTGGGTGCATTCACAATGGGTTTTTCTTCCATCTTAACGGGACTAAACTTTATTGTAACCACTCATAAACTAAGAGCACCAGGAATGACAATGGACCGAATCCCACTGATGATTTGGGCTTTGTATTCCACTTCCATCATTCAAATCCTGGCAACACCAATCCTTGCGATCACTCTACTCCTCATTGGGGCAGAGAAAACTCTTGGTGTGGGAATCTTTGATCCAGACCTCGGTGGAGACCCAGTTCTTTTCCAACACTTCTTCTGGTTTTACTCTCACCCTGCGGTTTACATCATGATCCTTCCTGCGATGGGAGTGATTTCTGAACTCATCACTGCGTTCTCCAAAAAAACAATTTTCGGTTACCGTGCGATCGCTTATTCATCCGTAGCGATTGCGGCAGTATCCTTCCTTGTTTGGGGACACCATATGTTTGTTTCTGGACAATCCACTTTAGCAGGACTTGTATTCTCCATCATCACTATGTTTGTTGGAGTCCCAACAGCCATTAAACTTTTCAACTGGATCTCCACTATGTATCGCGGAACAGTTACCTTCGAAGCGCCTATGCTCTTCGCTCTTGGTTTTATGTTCTTATTCACGATTGGTGGTTTAACAGGGGTATTCCTTGCATCAACTGGTATGGACGTTCACTTCCATGACACGTACTTTGTGGTGGCTCACTTCCACTACGTAATGGTAGGGGGAACTCTTATGGCACTGATGGGTGGAATTTTCTATTGGTTCCCTAAGATGTTTGGAAAAATGACTTCCGACCTAGGTGGTCGAATTTCTTGGGTTCTTATTTTCACTGGATTCAATGTAACTTTTTTCCCACAATTTGTGCTTGGTGCAATGGGAATGCCTAGACGTTACTTTGACTATCTTCCTGAATACACAAACCTCAACCAAATCTCTACAGTGGGTTCTTGGCTCATCGGCCTTGGATTCTTAGTGGGTCTTATCACAATCATTCATGGAATTTTGAAAGGGGAAAAAGCTTCTGACAATCCTTGGGGTGCAAAAACACTCGAATGGCAAACGTCTTCTCCTCCTCCACACGAAAACTTTACAACTACTCCAACAGTAACTGCAGGGCCATATGACTTCCGTTAGTTCTTCAAGTGAATTTCACCACCAACACCATTTTAAGAGTGCAGACCACCAGTATGCCTCTTCCAAACAAGGAATTTGGTTATTCCTTTGCACTGAGATTCTAATGTTTGGTGGCCTATTCGTAGGTTACCTTATTTATCATTCTCTTTACCCAACTGTTTTCAAAAATGGTTCGGAAACTTTGGATTGGAAAATGGGCGCTGTGAACACAGTTGTCCTTCTCATTAGTTCTTTTACAATGGCTGCAGCCATTAACTACGTGCAACGTGGTTTGCATAAGATTGCTGCGATCATGCTCGCTCTTACGATTGCTTGTGCTGGTGCCTTCATGGTAATTAAATACTTTGAATACAGCCACAAGTTCCATGTAGGAACAGTTCCTGGAAAGTTCTCCCTTGTGGATCCTTCTTGTGCTGCTGGTGGAAAAAGAGCAGAGTGCGAATCTAAAATTTCCGCACTTCTCAAAAACCCTGCAGAATTAGAAAAGAACCATGTAAGTGCAGAAGAAGTCACTCGATTGAAAGCAGTGATCTCTCAGCCAAAATGGGAAATGTTCTACGGTTTTTATTTTGTCATGACTGGTCTTCACGGGGTTCACGTGGTAGCTGGAGCCTTCCTTATCTTTTGGGTTTTTATCAAAACACTAAGAAGAAAGGTTGGTCCTGAATACTACACTCCTGTTGAAGGTGTGGGTCTTTTCTGGCACGTTGTGGACTTGGTATGGATTTACCTCTTCCCACTTCTTTATTTGGTAGGATAAAAGGTATAATAGAATGGAATACGTAATCAATTACGGACTTTACTTCATTGCTCTCGTTGCAGTTTTCACTCCAATTCTTGGATTTGGAATTTTTGCACCTGGGATTGCAACGGCTACCATTTTAGGATTTATCGTAAACTGGTTCGGTCAGTTTTTTCAAACAGACCGTTTCGCAAAATTTACAGAAGAAAACAAAGATAGTAAATTGCTAAAATTTGTTTTAGGTGATGAAGATCACAAAGAAGACCATGCTTCAGCATCCATGTGGGTAGAAGATGGAGAAGAGGAAGAAGAACATGACCACCATGTGATTTCCATTAAAACATATGTTTATGTTCTTTTGGCTCTATTCTTTGGAACTTTTGTTACCGTTTGGGTAGCGCAGTATGATTTAGGAAAGTGGAACATGATCGTTGCTATGGCTGTGGCGACCTGTAAGGCTTTCTTCGTTTTGGCTTACTTCATGCATTTAAAGTATGATAATATGCTGAACCGTGTTATTTTTCTTTCTGCTTTTGCCTTCTTGGCTTTGTTGTTTGCCTTCTCTTTCGGAGACATTATTTCTCGAATTGCTCCGTCTACAGAGTTCCCAGCAAAACCTTTCTTCTAGAAAAAAATTAACAAAACGATTTGAAAGAAGCCCGTCCTCGCGCGGGCTTTTTCGTCTAATGAAGAATCGTGTATCACTACCTAAAAACGATTCTCTCTCAATTTTTAGATCTAATTCCTGAGAGGAAAATCTATAACGATGATTATGTTAAGGAATTAGACAGACACACTCGAATCATTCAAATACCCGGAAGTATCATTGGCGTTTTTGGGATGTTAGGATTTGCATTTGATACGGATGCCAAACTCCATCCTGAATTCCCCGAACTTTTCTATTTCCGAATTGGATATAGCCTCTTTTGTTTTTCATATATTGTTTTTATAATATACAATCATTTGAAAAACAAGTTTTCTAATTGGGAAGGTCTTACTTGGGCTTACCTAACCTACGCTTATCTTTTATTTACAGCAGCTTACTACACCGGTCGGATAGCAGACGATGCACCTTATGTTTCTGGATACCAGATGCTTGTGATGATCCTGCCCTTTTTGCCACTCCCAAGAAAAACTTTGTTTATCTACTATCCTATCTCTATTTTGATATTTTTTGTATCTGTAATCGTATATAAACCTGACCTCACGCCGGCTGCGGCTAGTTATTCAATGCAGAACTTATCAATTAGTTATGTTCTTGGAATTTTTAGTGGTCTTATCATGGAAAGATATCGATTCCATTCTTTTTTGAACCACAAACTAATAATTAATAAAAATGAAGAAGTTACTAAAACTGTTGATGAAATTCAAACCTTAAAGTCCCAACAAGATGGAGATTATTTTTTAACATCTTTGCTGTTGGAACCTTTGTTGGGGCATGAAACCGATGGGAATGCGTTAAATATTGAAACCATAGTCAATCAATATAAAAAATTCAAATTCAGAAACAAAGAATACCAGTTAGGTGGTGATTATGTTTCTGTTTATAATTTAATTTTGCAGGGAAAACGATACAAAGCCTTTATCAATGGGGATGCAATGGGTAAATCAATCCAGGGTGCAGGTGGTGCCATTGTCCTTGGGGCAGTTTATAACTCCATTATCATACGTTCCAGGATGGACCCAACTTCTTCGAACAGATCTCCGGAAAGATGGTTACACGATTGTTATTTAGACCTTCAAAAAATCTTTGAAACTTTTGATGGAGCCATGTTGGTTTCTGCCGTGATTGGGCTCCTCGAAGAATCAACGGGGACTTTATATTTTATTAATTTAGAACATCCTTGGGTCATTTTATATCGGGATGGAAAAGCAAAGTTTATAGAAGATGAAATTCATTATTATAAATTAGGTGTAATGGAAGTCCCAACCAATCGATTTATTTCCGTATTTCAAATGCAAAAAGGAGATAAAATTATCTGTGGTTCAGATGGAAAGGATGATCTTGTAATATCTGAATCAGGGAGATATCGCGAAATTAACGAGGATCAAAATTTAATTTTAAATTGCCTTGAAGAATCCAGTGGAGATTTGAAAAACGTTATCTCCGTTTTGAAAACAAAAGGGAAGTTCTCTGATGATTTGAGTTTGATTTCATTGGAATATAAATTGGGATCGTTTTCCAAACCTGGAATATACTGGAAAGAAGCTAAGAAACTTATCAAAATAAAAGAATATAGTAAAGCATTGGATGTGTTGTTGTCTTATAATTCAGCCTTAGAAATTTCTATTAAGGAATTAAAATATATCACAAGGTTGTATGAAAAAGAAGGTGTATTACTGAAAGCAATGGAATATGCAAGTTTGGCTTTGGAAAGTTTTCCTTCCGACACAAGATGGATGTTTCATACCTCTGTTTTATACAAACGATTGTATTCAATTTATAAGTCGAAATCATTTTTAGAAGAATCACAAGAGTTGAGTGAAAGGGTGCGGTTAAGACAGCCATCAAATATTGGAAACTTAATTCATTTAGCGGACGTTTGTCGGTTGAGTGGAGACAAAGATAGGTTCGTATACTTACTCAAACAAATCGAAGTTTTGGAACCCAATAATGCCAAGTTGATTGAATTAAAAGAAAAAACTTAACGCATTAATCCAATTGAATTTTCTTTCTAAATTCCAATGGAGTTATCCCTAAAGTTTTTTTGAACTCTGAGTTGAAACTAGACTTCGATCCAAATCCAGTTGTAAATGCAATGGACAAAATGGTTAGTTCTGGATTGTATTTTAATAAACGTTTTGCTT
This genomic interval carries:
- a CDS encoding PP2C family protein-serine/threonine phosphatase, with protein sequence MYHYLKTILSQFLDLIPERKIYNDDYVKELDRHTRIIQIPGSIIGVFGMLGFAFDTDAKLHPEFPELFYFRIGYSLFCFSYIVFIIYNHLKNKFSNWEGLTWAYLTYAYLLFTAAYYTGRIADDAPYVSGYQMLVMILPFLPLPRKTLFIYYPISILIFFVSVIVYKPDLTPAAASYSMQNLSISYVLGIFSGLIMERYRFHSFLNHKLIINKNEEVTKTVDEIQTLKSQQDGDYFLTSLLLEPLLGHETDGNALNIETIVNQYKKFKFRNKEYQLGGDYVSVYNLILQGKRYKAFINGDAMGKSIQGAGGAIVLGAVYNSIIIRSRMDPTSSNRSPERWLHDCYLDLQKIFETFDGAMLVSAVIGLLEESTGTLYFINLEHPWVILYRDGKAKFIEDEIHYYKLGVMEVPTNRFISVFQMQKGDKIICGSDGKDDLVISESGRYREINEDQNLILNCLEESSGDLKNVISVLKTKGKFSDDLSLISLEYKLGSFSKPGIYWKEAKKLIKIKEYSKALDVLLSYNSALEISIKELKYITRLYEKEGVLLKAMEYASLALESFPSDTRWMFHTSVLYKRLYSIYKSKSFLEESQELSERVRLRQPSNIGNLIHLADVCRLSGDKDRFVYLLKQIEVLEPNNAKLIELKEKT
- a CDS encoding cytochrome c oxidase subunit 3 family protein — translated: MTSVSSSSEFHHQHHFKSADHQYASSKQGIWLFLCTEILMFGGLFVGYLIYHSLYPTVFKNGSETLDWKMGAVNTVVLLISSFTMAAAINYVQRGLHKIAAIMLALTIACAGAFMVIKYFEYSHKFHVGTVPGKFSLVDPSCAAGGKRAECESKISALLKNPAELEKNHVSAEEVTRLKAVISQPKWEMFYGFYFVMTGLHGVHVVAGAFLIFWVFIKTLRRKVGPEYYTPVEGVGLFWHVVDLVWIYLFPLLYLVG
- a CDS encoding cytochrome C oxidase subunit IV family protein, encoding MEYVINYGLYFIALVAVFTPILGFGIFAPGIATATILGFIVNWFGQFFQTDRFAKFTEENKDSKLLKFVLGDEDHKEDHASASMWVEDGEEEEEHDHHVISIKTYVYVLLALFFGTFVTVWVAQYDLGKWNMIVAMAVATCKAFFVLAYFMHLKYDNMLNRVIFLSAFAFLALLFAFSFGDIISRIAPSTEFPAKPFF
- a CDS encoding cytochrome c oxidase subunit I, with product MSSAQTKTEHGHTDHNYLNHGSGIWSWMTTLDHKRIGLMYFATVSTLFLIGGFFALGIRLHLAKFGATPLLEPDTYNKFMTFHGAIMVFMVIIPGIPAFLGNFVLPIQLGAKDVAFPRLNLASYYIFIAGAAIAASSMIFNQVDTGWTFYTPYSTAKTSNGVILLVLGAFTMGFSSILTGLNFIVTTHKLRAPGMTMDRIPLMIWALYSTSIIQILATPILAITLLLIGAEKTLGVGIFDPDLGGDPVLFQHFFWFYSHPAVYIMILPAMGVISELITAFSKKTIFGYRAIAYSSVAIAAVSFLVWGHHMFVSGQSTLAGLVFSIITMFVGVPTAIKLFNWISTMYRGTVTFEAPMLFALGFMFLFTIGGLTGVFLASTGMDVHFHDTYFVVAHFHYVMVGGTLMALMGGIFYWFPKMFGKMTSDLGGRISWVLIFTGFNVTFFPQFVLGAMGMPRRYFDYLPEYTNLNQISTVGSWLIGLGFLVGLITIIHGILKGEKASDNPWGAKTLEWQTSSPPPHENFTTTPTVTAGPYDFR